A portion of the Daphnia magna isolate NIES linkage group LG4, ASM2063170v1.1, whole genome shotgun sequence genome contains these proteins:
- the LOC116920007 gene encoding hatching enzyme 1.2 — MAHKLLIQYVIPMVICAVIIGGGFVSGMPSLASDYYPIRPPRPPLLHDNFEAGDPLTEEEFHSDISSKTGEMELDDSILWDNQHPELHEGDVMLSSGKNAILSTVRLWPNATIPYVISSGYTSTQRKVIASVMNIYQNKTCLRFVPRTTQANYIRIRKSGQGCWSYVGRIGGAQDVSLDDGCIASWAPGVVVHELMHTAGFWHEHMRPDRDKYVSINLNNVRQEYRGNFNKMSTTQVTTLGLAYDYGSVMHYPARAFAVDRRIPVIKALIGSPVLGQRKGFSTLDLQKLKKLYSCKSR; from the exons ATGGCGCACAAATTGCTGATACAATACGTTATACCAATGGTTATTTGTGCGGTAATCATTGGCGGTGGATTTGTTTCCGGGATGCCATCTTTGGCCAGTGATTACTATCCGATACGCCCGCCGCGCCCTCCTCTCTTGCACGACAATTTCGAAGCTGGGGATCCACTGACTGAAGAGGAATTTCACAGTGATATATCCAGCAAAACTGGTG aaatggAGTTAGATGACTCTATTCTATGGGACAATCAACATCCTGAGCTACACGAAGGTGATGTAATGCTCAGCTCGGGCAAAAATGCCATCCTGAGCACGGTTCGTCTTTGGCCAAATGCGACTATTCCTTACGTCATCTCGTCAGGCTACA CATCCACGCAGCGGAAAGTTATTGCTTCAGTTATGAACATCtatcaaaacaaaacttgcCTTCGTTTTGTTCCACGAACAACTCAAGCCAACTACATCAGGATCCGAAAAAGCGGCCAAGG TTGTTGGAGCTACGTCGGCCGCATAGGCGGGGCCCAAGATGTAAGCCTGGATGATGGATGCATTGCCAGCTGGGCACCAGGAGTAGTTGTCCACGAACTTATGCACACAGCCGGATTCTGGCACGAACACATGCGTCCCGATCGTGACAAGTACGTTTCCATCAATTTGAATAACGTTAGGCAAG AATACAGAGGAAATTTTAACAAGATGTCGACAACCCAGGTCACTACCCTTGGACTTGCTTACGATTACG GCTCAGTGATGCATTATCCAGCGAGAGCTTTCGCAGTAGACCGCCGTATTCCGGTCATTAAAGCACTTATTGGAAGTCCTGTTTTGGGGCAACGAAAGGGATTTAGTACG CTGGACCTTCAAAAACTAAAGAAATTGTACAGCTGCAAGTCTCGTTAG
- the LOC116920000 gene encoding ervatamin-B — MKFLCAIVLLVVAIAFAAAGDLEDELNWQSYKAKFHKKHHSKDEARRKANFIKRQKQIEKHNKENKEWEMGNNLFSDMTDEERKGMLGAKPVPRKERFLNPGYPIEERALPISIDYRSDKCMQPVKQQAECGSCWSFAAVVPLEFNTCKKTGTPVALSEQMLVDCDTYNNACNGGDYTNAWQFIKEKGGIMTNSSYPYVSGTTLTRGTCKFSSTSVATRVSTYGWTMPYPNATVSMQYLQSYGPLPSAMKVLDSLYQYKNGVYSDSACILADQNQVDHAVVIVGYGTTTTTPAIPYWIVRNSWGTTWGNLGYMAIKRGVNMCNIESWTAYVEVV; from the exons atgaaattcttgtGCGCAATTGTTTTGTTGGTGGTAGCCATTGCGTTTGCCGCTGCCGGCGATTTAGAAGACGAACTGAACTGGCAATCTTACAAG GCGAAGTTCCACAAGAAGCATCATTCAAAGGACGAAGCTCGCAGGAAGGCAAATTTCATTAAAAGGCAGAAACAAATTGAGAAACACAACAAGGAAAATAAGGAATGGGAAATGGGAAACAACCTGTTTTCCGACATG ACCGAtgaagagagaaaaggaaTGCTTGGAGCCAAACCTGTTCCTCGCAAGGAAAGATTTTTAAATCCTGGTTACCCTATTGAGGAGCGTGCTCTTCCAATTTCC ATCGATTACAGGAGTGACAAGTGTATGCAACCCGTTAAACAACAAG CTGAATGTGGAAGTTGCTGGTCTTTCGCAGCCGTCGTTCCTCTTGAATTCAACACCTGCAAGAAAACTGGCACCCCTGTTGCACTCAG CGAACAAATGTTGGTCGATTGCGATACTTACAACAACGCTTGTAACGGTGGAGATTACACCAATGCTTGGCAATTTATCAAGGAGAAGGGAGGAATCATGACAAACTCATCATATCCTTACGTCTCCGGGACCACTCTAACC AGGGGCACCTGCAAGTTCAGTTCTACTTCAGTTGCCACCCGTGTTTCGACTTACGGCTGGACAATGCCGTACCCCAACGCCACTGTGTCCATGCAGTATTTGCAATCTTATGGACCTCTGCCCAGTGCCATGAAGGTCCTTGATTCTCTTTACCAATACAA AAATGGAGTTTACAGCGATTCCGCTTGCATTCTCGCTGACCAAAATCAAGTGGATCACGCTGTCGTTATCGTCGGCTACGGAACCACGACTACCACTCCTGCCATTCCTTACTGGATTGTCCGTAATTCTTGGGGTACTACTTGGGGAAATCTAGGTTATATGGCTATCAAACGTGGAGTCAATATGTGCAATATTGAGTCGTGGACTGCCTACGTCGAGGTAGTTTAA
- the LOC116920002 gene encoding ervatamin-B has protein sequence MKLLLVFLVSLFVLGINGQGDDSRWKEYKRLNGKNYNEKLDGGKQENLRKAIFFQRDANIRKHNSGNHSFQIGHNKFSDLTGKELAVFLGTTSPPSPKLHKSMTVLPKRQTRLPTTLNYRNSFCLPPIKAQGSCGSCWAFTAITPLEFDRCRKKRSFSVLSEQQLVDCDTNSTNYGCNGGWYVTAWSHLTTVNGSASEFLYPYKGSKGKCKYCPECKSMVGARVSSYGYIQSKNATAMQLALQEYGPLATAITVVGSFYYYTVGVYDDEACDNLPVNHGVVVVGYGRYNDTIDYWVVRNTWGENWGDQGYINIQRGVNKCSIETYPAFVVSY, from the exons ATGAAGTTGTTGCTCGTATTTCTTGTTTCTCTTTTCGTACTTGGTATCAATGGCCAAGGTGACGATTCTCGTTGGAAGGAATACAAG AGGCTAAATGGCAAAAATTACAACGAGAAACTTGATGGcggaaaacaagaaaatctaCGCAAGGCAATTTTCTTCCAAAGAGACGCCAACATTAGGAAACACAACAGCGGAAACCATTCTTTTCAAATTGGACATAACAAATTCTCCGATTTG ACTGGCAAAGAATTGGCCGTCTTTCTTGGTACCACATCACCTCCTAGTCCTAAATTGCATAAATCGATGACCGTTCTCCCAAAACGCCAGACACGTCTACCTACTACC CTGAACTACCGTAATAGCTTCTGCTTGCCACCAATAAAAGCGCAAGGATCG TGTGGAAGCTGCTGGGCTTTTACCGCAATTACTCCACTCGAATTCGACAGATGTAGGAAAAAAAGATCTTTCTCTGTTCTGAG TGAGCAGCAATTAGTTGACTGCGATACTAACAGCACTAATTATGGCTGCAATGGTGGTTGGTATGTGACAGCATGGTCTCATTTAACAACAGTCAATGGATCTGCATCCGAATTTCTTTACCCCTACAAGGGTTCT AAAGGCAAGTGTAAATACTGCCCAGAATGCAAGTCAATGGTAGGAGCCAGGGTTTCTTCATATGGTTACATTCAAAGCAAGAATGCCACTGCTATGCAACTTGCCCTTCAGGAATATGGTCCACTTGCAACTGCAATAACCGTCGTTGgcagtttttattattacac GGTTGGCGTGTATGATGATGAGGCTTGTGATAATTTACCTGTCAACCATGGCGTTGTCGTTGTCGGATATGGCAGGTATAACGACACAATCGATTACTGGGTCGTTCGCAATACGTGGGGAGAAAATTGGGGAGACCAAGGTTACATTAACATACAGCGTGGTGTCAACAAATGCAGCATTGAAACCTATCCAGCCTTTGTGGTTTCATATTAA
- the LOC116920001 gene encoding zingipain-2: protein MKFLVAIVVFVTAASVINGQSDDEAWSLYKQEHGKHYWSYLDGGLQDRMRMRIFLYRNAEIKKHNSGKFSTFTQTQNFFTDMRPSEWKRYLGANPSAIPSNIFAEEKNNIDPQRQQSLAENLDYSNDPCMPEVKNQGACGSCWAFAAITPLEFAHCKKSYDPIILSEKQLVDCDRVNGGCQGGWYTNAWDHIKQIGGSAETSSYGPYNARRGICRFRSKMVGANVSSFKYVKPNDVVAMQEAMEKYGPLAVALTVVNSFLSYGSGIYDDAACDSREVNHAVVLVGWDTVDGVDYWIGRNSWGLNWGENGYFRIKRGVNKCKIENYAAYVEPV, encoded by the exons ATGAAGTTTCTGGTTGCGATTGTTGTTTTCGTGACGGCTGCCAGCGTGATTAATGGCCAATCTGACGACGAAGCCTGGAGCCTATACAAA caaGAGCATGGGAAACATTACTGGTCCTATCTCGACGGTGGGCTACAAGACAGAATGCGCATGCGCATTTTTCTCTACAGAAATGCCGAAATCAAAAAGCACAATAGCGGGAAATTTTCGACATTCACTCAAACGCAAAACTTCTTCACCGACATG aggCCATCGGAATGGAAAAGGTATCTCGGTGCTAACCCTTCCGCAATCCCTTCCAACATTtttgcggaagaaaaaaacaacatcgaCCCACAAAGACAACAATCTCTCGCCGAGAAT CTTGATTATAGTAACGATCCTTGTATGCCGGAAGTGAAAAACCAAGGAGCG TGTGGAAGTTGTTGGGCTTTTGCTGCCATTACTCCGCTGGAGTTTGCCCACTGCAAGAAATCATATGACCCAATTATTTTGAG CGAGAAACAGCTGGTCGATTGCGACAGAGTTAACGGCGGATGCCAAGGCGGTTGGTACACGAATGCCTGGGACCACATCAAACAAATCGGCGGATCTGCGGAAACGTCGAGTTACGGTCCCTACAATGCCCGA AGAGGCATTTGCAGATTCAGATCAAAGATGGTTGGTGCAAACGTGTCGTCATTCAAGTATGTTAAACCTAATGACGTTGTGGCTATGCAAGAAGCTATGGAGAAATACGGTCCCCTCGCAGTTGCCCTAACGGTGGTCAACTCTTTCTTGTCTTACGG GAGCGGAATCTACGACGATGCGGCGTGCGATAGCAGAGAAGTAAATCACGCTGTTGTTCTTGTCGGTTGGGACACTGTCGACGGGGTGGACTACTGGATCGGTCGTAACTCGTGGGGATTAAATTGGGGAGAAAATGGCTACTTCCGGATCAAACGCGGTGTCAACAAgtgtaaaattgaaaattatgCCGCCTACGTTGAGCCAGTTTAG
- the LOC116920003 gene encoding ervatamin-B, translating to MKFLSGLAGFAMTITVIYCSSDSDTWEKYKKKHGKDYNIAADGGKQDAMRKELFLNKTRIIEQHNSEKFTSFKREINKFSDMLPAELAKYLGIKPSLAPPIWLMDSISTDLYNRRRPAATLDYRNHNCMPPVKNQGQCGSCWAFASTTPLEFATCMKRGRSVLLSEQQLVDCDKTNGGCDGGWYTSAWIYIWKAWGSAKQSLYPYNAQENTCTYSWFMRDAKVFTYRYAPSKNMLAMQQAIEKYGLLATAFTVVDSFSSYANGVYDDNACDGQPVNHAIVIVGWDTLNGVDYWIARNSWGPDWGKNGYIYVKRGVNKCGIETYPAYLLAF from the exons atgaaGTTCCTTAGTGGTTTGGCTGGCTTTGCTATGACTATAACTGTCATCTACTGTTCTTCTGATTCTGATACCTGGGAGAAGTACAAG AAAAAACACGGAAAGGATTACAACATAGCTGCTGATGGTGGAAAGCAGGATGCAATGCGTAAGGAATTGTTTCTCAACAAAACTCGGATAATTGAACAACACAACAGCGAAAAATTTACGtcttttaagagagaaatcaACAAGTTTTCCGATATG TTGCCCGCAGAATTAGCGAAATATCTCGGTATTAAACCTTCGCTTGCTCCCCCCATTTGGCTGATGGACTCTATTAGCACCGACCTGTACAATCGCCGGCGACCTGCTGCTACA TTGGACTACCGTAATCACAATTGTATGCCGCCAGTTAAAAACCAAGGACAA TGCGGAAGCTGCTGGGCTTTCGCTTCCACCACTCCACTTGAATTTGCTACATGTATGAAACGTGGACGATCGGTTCTTTTAAG tGAGCAGCAACTAGTTGATTGCGATAAAACTAATGGCGGATGTGACGGCGGTTGGTACACCTCGGCTTGGATTTACATATGGAAGGCCTGGGGATCTGCTAAACAATCGCTATATCCTTACAACGCCCAG GAAAACACGTGCACATATTCTTGGTTCATGAGGGACGCCAAAGTGTTCACCTATCGTTACGCTCCGTCTAAAAACATGTTAGCTATGCAGCAAGCCATTGAGAAGTACGGACTTCTTGCAACAGCTTTCACAGTTGTCGATTCATTCAGTTCTTACGC GAATGGCGTATACGACGACAACGCGTGTGACGGGCAGCCTGTTAACCACGCGATAGTCATCGTCGGCTGGGACACGCTCAACGGAGTGGACTACTGGATTGCACGCAATTCGTGGGGACCCGACTGGGGCAAAAATGGTTACATTTACGTAAAACGTGGAGTCAACAAATGCGGCATCGAAACTTATCCTGCTTATCTTTTGGCATTCTGA
- the LOC116920011 gene encoding RWD domain-containing protein 2A, whose amino-acid sequence MDSNNHVENCIELQLSEFEMLGSMFPNMGELELTDPGVISDLQDFLAGRLPRDKISKLEYNINLTIMEAKVIISVALPDTYPDTSAQISVHSGHLGRSKHSEINLDLRNFQRTMDPGSIYIGSVVEWVQEKFPDYLSFIEENVLAPIMETEDKRTFRMWIHSHHIYSKTKMKNIEEWARELNLNGFFLPGKPGFICVEGLEKNCNIWWQRVRAMNWQRISCKLEEHDEVQKFRTFSNIANIKAAPDSSGMKAFLNYLEEHHSSHVFKEYFGFDGK is encoded by the exons ATGGATTCAAACAATCATGTAGAAAATTGTATAGAGCTACAACTCTCCGAGTTTGAAATGCTGGGGTCTATGTTTCCAAACATGGGAGAACTTGAGCTCACCGATCCCGGAGTTATTTCCGATTTACAAGACTTTTTAGCGGGGAGACTGCCAAGAGATAAGATATCAAAGCTCGAGTACAACATCAATCTCACTATAATGGAG GCAAAAGTTATCATAAGTGTAGCACTTCCTGACACATACCCAGATACTTCAGCCCAAATATCTGTGCACAGTGGGCATCTAGGAAGAAGCAAGCACAGTGAGATAAACTTGGACCTCAGGAATTTTCAACGAACAATGGACCCAGGATCAATTTACATTGGTTCAGTAGTTGAGTGGGTACAGGAGAAATTTCCAGATTACTTGTCTTTCATAGAGGAAAATGTTTTGGCACCAATTATGGAAACTGAAGATAAGAGAACTTTCCGCATGTGGATACATTCTCATCACATCTACAGTAAGacaaagatgaaaaatatagaagaatgGGCTAGAGAACTAAACCTCAATGGATTTTTCCTGCCTGGAAAGCCTGGTTTCATTTGTGTTGAGggacttgaaaaaaattgcaacaTTTGGTGGCAAAGG GTCCGAGCTATGAATTGGCAGAGGATATCCTGCAAGCTGGAAGAACATGACGAAGTTCAAAAATTTCGAACCTTTTCTAATATTGCAAATATCAAAGCTGCACCTGACTCATCAGGCATGAAAGCATTCTTAAACTACTTGGAGGAACATCATAGCTCACATGTTTTCAAAGAATATTTTGGCTTTGATGgcaaataa